A genomic segment from Nodularia sphaerocarpa UHCC 0038 encodes:
- a CDS encoding polyketide synthase has product MSHISSIHQLFEKQVAKTPEAVAVVFGQDQLTYQELNRKANQLAHYLRSEQRNFPSIYQTTKTEFLVGICVERSWEMIVGILGILKAGGAYVPLDPSYPLERLSYMIDDSGIKILLTQKKLVNNFLEYDKEIICLDTDWKNIESQKAENIVNITTSENLAYIIYTSGSTGKPKGVMVTHGNLIHSTQARINYYQESLNSYLLLSSFGFDSSVAGIFWTLCVGGKLLLPSSNFPTNPLEIIDLVNQQKISHLLCLPSLWKLLLTQDDSHKLASLQVVIVAGEVCPLDLVTLHYNNLSNTSLYNEYGPTEATVWSTVYQCQSEDSYAKVPIGCPINNTQIYILDSNLKPVSIGSIGEIYIGGQGITKGYLNRPELTREKFIVNPFVASNNKAQELLYKTGDLAKYLPDGNIEFIDRVDNQVKIRGFRLELGEIEAVLSQHPQVNQVATIALTEDSGDKRLVAYIVAKNDIDEEVQKEQVAQWQEVDNAIYSQSNDVGDPTLNLIGWNNSYDGKAIPEEEMQDWVKQTSDRILSQNPQSVLELGCGTGMLLFRIAPVCDLYLGTDISQEALDYIDRNLDFTKCDRNYVKLSQREASNLVGIENYSFDGVVINSVTQHFPSGNYLFEVLEKAVNVISDSGFVFVGDIRNRDLLEAFHTSVQLHQVDDNLSIEQLRQRIQTRIRNEEDLVISPDFFLALQECLPKISCVEIQLKRGRYHNELSKFRYDVLLHVNRNHVIINPTYCLDWQQNSLDFQSVKKLILDNQNEVIEIKNIPNARLIKEIYLLDLIEDKSIENVQELKEKSESLEVKGIEPEEWWNLGTEFDAEIIIDWSELKAAYNLIFKPNNIPGKTHLQRHKKNHNKSYQYYTNNPLHSKIARQLEPQLREYLKSRLPEYMIPTTWVTLEKMPLNANGKIDRQALPKPEKKRPELKTKLVLASQEIEKKIAEIWQDLLQLEIVGTQDNFYELGGNSLLLIQLNRQLRQRLNLDIPVVKLFQYPTISSLTEYLEQDKPEKFPNKYQQKPAPIPTESIAIIGMAGRFPGAKNIQIFWDNLCHGIESIDFFDHPELTPNNPDWLNHPNYVKAGGILDDIEYFDANFFGYSPKEAEILDPQQRIFLECAWEALEDAGYNPQSYPGCVAVYGGAGMNTYFINNVYPHINAHNRSFLETMADVQLTMGQEKDFLPTRVSYKLNLTGPSINIQTACSTSLVAVHQAINSLLRGECELALAGGVSIRVPQKTGYIAQNNGIFSPDGHCKAFDADAEGAVFGNGAGIVVLKRLADAIADHDHIYAVIKGSSVNNDGWQKVSYAAPNLEAQASVVSQALGKAGVDASTIDYIETHGTGTNLGDPIEIAGLTQAFRETSQENGYCAIGSVKTNIGHLANAAGIAGLIKTVLSLKYQQIPASLHFKKPNPHIDFENSPFYVNTQLSPWKTKESPRRAGVSSFGMGGTNVHLVLEEAPLERKEALNERPCQILTLSAKTPSALQELAQRYLAYLDADKETLLADICFTANTGRKHFDYRLTVLAETKEQLQEQLVDFEQIHTNVVKNQEQSSKIAFLFTGQGSQYLGMGYELYKTQPTFRQTLDHCDEILRPYLKKPLIEVLYPPSVQNFEKLTGDELINETSYTQPALFALEYALFQLWQSWGIKPDFVIGHSVGEYVAACVAGVFSLEDGLKLIAERGRLMQTLPQDGKMVALLANEAEIRPIIAPYSESVSLAAINTPESVVISGKSEIIKLICDDLEGKKIKITPLTVSHAFHSPLMKPILADFKRIAQEISFSAPEIFLISNVTGEIATEEVTTADYWCRHIYEPVQFAEGMESLQQENIDIWLEIGPKPVLLGMGRQCLPDHEGLWLPSLKSPQDDWQQLLSSLSQLYLKGISVNWLGFDQDYLRRREHLPTYPFERQRHWLEPKKIEGYTPPITTDSHPLLGQQLQLAGTEEIRFSGQISQYLANLTYLADHRIFDQAIVPLTAYLEMALAAGKQAFQEDNITLEEVFIEQPLVLSAEKEELNTLQLVLKPKGANMYAFEIFSLIATPEKIQKMTWIRHVCGQILLSQKVDSQLPKFELATWQQQCYQHISRESFYQGRRSQHIDFGPSFQGVEQLWKGDGAVLGRIRVPEIVWTDADKYQLHPAILDASLHILGEILPEETYLPVILDQLRVDHPPSRHLWSYARLVEGKTPESETLKVEVNLFDDEGNLVAGVSGLSMRQADQTQFNRRSDLENHLYEVVWQPTDKISRTQESQAGYWLILTDTQGMGENLARSLFEQGNRCILIVPDANYQKLTSEHDFIEEYYQINPAEPEQFQQLLKDNPFPWQGVVHLWGIEPMSDYSTDALERSQLLGVGSALHLVQALSEARISPRFCLVTQGSRPIGSAPLQVSSAPLWGLGQAISLEYPELRCLRLDLDPSAAETRSSVEMMLDELLFSDDYEDQIAYRQGIRYVPRLKQFNPQTKITPHLATTPVRVKIDNYGILENLALAPLTRRQPQLNEVEIQVRAAGLNFRDVLNGLGMLQEYYQQELGIKNPSDIPFGFECAGEIVAVGENVVNFQIGDRVMALATGSLASFVTVSASQVAPKPENFSFAEAATIPAAFLTAYYALHELAKIQRGDRVLIHSAAGGVGQAAVQLAQRAGVEIFGTASLSKWDFLKAMGVNHLMNSRTLDFAEEIRQITDGQGVDIVINSFNKEFIAKSFEILAQNGRFIELGKIDIWDEQKVQELRPDASYFPFDLGEEYQKNPDLLPSLFAQLLSGFADGSLKPLPVKVFPLENVVDAFRFMAGAKHIGKVVLTMPESASSTSNLVREEGSYLITGGLGGLGIKAAQWLIEQGAKHLVLASRQGISSPEIREEVQQLEQNGAEVLVVKADVSQQEDVAHLLTACTQPLRGIIHAAGVLDDGVLQQQSWQRFQKVMAPKVAGSWNLHHLTKDLPLDFFICFSSAASITGLLGQGNYIAANTFLDALAHYRESLGLSTLTINWGAWGEVGMAAKLSQDQQMRLAAQGIDFIDYADGFQVLGALMAQDMTQVAVLPMTNWAKWLNTFQQVPPFYEYLMPDVSVEPESKRSFKLELEQIPESARRGALIFHVRELVGKTLGLKKSQKIELRQRLFDLGLDSLMAIELRSYLQTSLGCNLPSTLLFDYPTLETLVDYLASAVLGLEESTSSLSNTDNSYYSTLVTIQSQGTKPPFFCVPGILGNVFELEPLARYLGNEQPFYGLRSLGLDEDIEPYTNMADIAAHHIKAMQKIQPTGPYFIGGHSFGGKVAFEIATQLQNQGQEVSLLAIMDIQVAVVEQEKDAIYWHDSKYIRSLTRMFERSFEQTLDLPSNLDSLSMDEQINLLFLSLKKVDLVFSETELKRLFRVYKANLQAMTQYVPETVYTNRIILWRASEVHPEDDFLPDADITQKDPTWGWSQLSSQPLDCQIVTGNHFTMMLEPNVQILAQKLSTNFL; this is encoded by the coding sequence GTGTCACACATTAGTAGCATTCATCAGTTATTTGAAAAACAAGTCGCAAAAACACCAGAGGCAGTAGCCGTAGTGTTTGGACAAGATCAATTAACTTATCAAGAACTCAATCGAAAAGCTAATCAACTAGCCCATTATTTACGCTCAGAGCAAAGGAATTTTCCTTCGATATATCAAACAACAAAAACCGAATTTCTAGTAGGAATTTGTGTTGAGCGTTCCTGGGAAATGATAGTGGGAATATTAGGTATTCTTAAAGCGGGTGGTGCTTATGTGCCATTAGATCCAAGCTATCCCTTAGAACGTTTATCATATATGATAGACGATTCAGGAATCAAGATTTTGTTAACTCAAAAAAAGCTAGTTAATAATTTTTTAGAATATGACAAAGAAATAATTTGTTTAGATACAGACTGGAAAAATATTGAATCTCAAAAAGCTGAAAATATAGTTAATATTACCACCTCAGAAAACCTAGCTTATATTATTTATACATCAGGTTCTACAGGTAAACCGAAAGGAGTTATGGTAACTCATGGTAATCTAATCCATTCTACTCAAGCTAGAATTAATTATTATCAAGAATCGTTAAACAGTTATTTATTATTATCTTCATTTGGTTTTGATAGTTCAGTTGCTGGTATTTTTTGGACGTTGTGTGTTGGCGGAAAATTATTGTTACCATCATCTAATTTTCCAACTAATCCCTTAGAGATAATTGATTTAGTTAATCAACAAAAAATTTCTCACTTATTATGTTTGCCTTCTTTATGGAAATTGTTATTAACTCAGGATGATTCCCATAAACTGGCTAGTTTACAAGTTGTTATTGTTGCGGGGGAAGTTTGCCCTCTAGATTTAGTGACTCTTCATTATAATAATCTGAGTAATACATCTCTTTATAATGAATATGGACCTACTGAAGCAACTGTATGGAGTACAGTTTATCAATGTCAATCTGAAGATTCTTATGCTAAAGTTCCCATTGGTTGTCCTATAAATAATACTCAAATATACATTTTAGATTCTAATCTAAAACCAGTATCTATAGGGAGTATTGGCGAAATTTATATTGGTGGTCAGGGAATTACTAAGGGGTATTTGAATCGTCCTGAATTAACGAGAGAAAAGTTTATTGTAAATCCTTTTGTAGCTAGTAACAATAAGGCTCAAGAATTGCTCTATAAAACCGGAGATTTGGCGAAGTATTTACCTGATGGGAATATTGAATTTATAGACCGGGTGGATAATCAAGTTAAAATTAGAGGTTTTCGTCTGGAATTAGGGGAAATTGAAGCTGTTTTAAGTCAACATCCCCAAGTAAATCAAGTAGCAACTATTGCCTTAACTGAAGATTCAGGAGATAAACGTTTAGTCGCTTATATTGTTGCAAAAAATGACATAGATGAAGAAGTACAAAAAGAACAAGTTGCACAATGGCAAGAAGTCGATAATGCTATTTATAGTCAGTCGAATGACGTTGGTGATCCTACTTTAAATTTAATTGGTTGGAATAATAGTTATGACGGAAAAGCAATTCCTGAAGAGGAAATGCAAGATTGGGTGAAACAAACAAGCGATCGCATCTTAAGTCAAAATCCTCAGAGTGTTTTAGAATTAGGTTGCGGTACAGGTATGTTACTATTTAGAATCGCACCTGTTTGTGATTTATATTTAGGAACAGATATTTCTCAGGAAGCTTTAGATTACATTGATCGTAATCTTGATTTTACAAAATGTGATCGAAATTACGTTAAATTGTCTCAAAGAGAAGCGAGTAATTTAGTAGGAATTGAAAATTATTCTTTTGATGGGGTAGTCATTAATTCCGTTACCCAACATTTTCCCAGTGGAAATTATTTATTTGAGGTTTTAGAAAAAGCGGTAAATGTTATTTCGGATTCGGGTTTTGTTTTTGTTGGAGATATCCGTAATCGAGATTTATTAGAGGCTTTCCATACTTCGGTACAATTACATCAAGTTGATGATAATTTATCAATAGAACAGCTACGTCAACGAATTCAAACTAGAATTAGAAATGAGGAAGATTTAGTTATTTCTCCTGATTTCTTCTTAGCTTTACAGGAATGTTTACCTAAGATTAGTTGTGTCGAAATACAGTTAAAACGAGGACGTTATCATAATGAATTAAGTAAGTTTCGTTATGATGTATTATTGCACGTTAATCGAAATCATGTGATTATTAATCCAACTTATTGCTTAGACTGGCAACAAAATAGTTTAGATTTTCAGTCAGTTAAAAAGCTAATTTTAGATAACCAAAACGAAGTTATAGAAATCAAAAATATTCCCAATGCTCGGTTAATAAAAGAAATTTATTTGTTAGATTTGATCGAAGATAAAAGTATCGAAAATGTCCAAGAATTAAAGGAAAAATCAGAATCACTAGAAGTTAAGGGAATTGAACCTGAAGAATGGTGGAATTTAGGGACAGAATTTGATGCAGAAATCATCATTGATTGGTCAGAATTAAAAGCTGCTTATAACCTGATTTTTAAACCCAATAATATTCCAGGTAAAACTCATTTACAACGGCATAAAAAAAATCATAACAAATCCTATCAATACTATACAAATAATCCTTTACATAGCAAGATCGCTAGACAATTAGAACCCCAACTAAGAGAGTATTTAAAATCTCGTTTACCCGAATATATGATACCGACAACTTGGGTGACGTTGGAAAAAATGCCATTAAATGCCAATGGAAAAATAGATCGTCAAGCCTTACCTAAACCAGAGAAGAAACGACCAGAATTAAAGACAAAATTAGTCTTAGCAAGTCAAGAAATAGAAAAAAAGATTGCCGAAATTTGGCAAGATTTATTACAGTTAGAAATAGTTGGTACTCAGGATAATTTTTATGAATTAGGAGGCAATTCGTTACTTTTAATTCAACTGAATCGACAACTCAGACAAAGGCTAAATCTGGATATTCCCGTTGTCAAACTGTTTCAATATCCAACTATTAGCAGTTTAACGGAATATTTAGAACAAGATAAACCTGAAAAATTTCCTAATAAATATCAACAAAAGCCAGCACCAATTCCAACAGAATCAATTGCTATTATCGGCATGGCGGGGCGTTTTCCAGGGGCGAAAAATATTCAAATATTTTGGGATAATCTTTGTCATGGCATCGAATCCATTGACTTTTTTGATCATCCAGAATTGACTCCGAATAATCCTGATTGGCTCAATCACCCTAATTATGTGAAAGCTGGAGGAATTTTAGATGATATTGAATATTTTGACGCTAATTTCTTCGGCTATAGCCCAAAAGAAGCTGAAATTCTCGATCCCCAACAGCGAATCTTTTTAGAATGTGCTTGGGAAGCTTTAGAAGATGCTGGTTATAATCCCCAAAGTTATCCAGGATGTGTTGCAGTCTATGGGGGTGCAGGGATGAATACTTATTTTATTAATAATGTCTATCCCCATATTAATGCTCATAATCGTTCCTTTCTGGAAACTATGGCTGATGTGCAGCTAACGATGGGACAGGAAAAAGACTTTTTACCGACAAGGGTTTCTTATAAACTTAATCTTACAGGTCCGAGTATTAATATTCAAACGGCTTGCTCTACTTCTCTGGTGGCAGTTCATCAAGCAATTAATAGCTTACTGAGAGGGGAATGTGAACTGGCTTTAGCGGGAGGAGTGTCAATTCGAGTTCCTCAAAAAACAGGATATATCGCGCAAAATAACGGCATATTTTCTCCAGACGGTCATTGTAAAGCCTTTGATGCTGATGCGGAAGGGGCAGTATTTGGGAATGGTGCGGGAATTGTTGTTTTAAAAAGATTGGCTGATGCGATCGCTGATCATGATCATATCTATGCAGTAATTAAAGGTTCATCCGTTAATAATGATGGTTGGCAGAAAGTAAGTTATGCTGCACCCAATCTGGAAGCTCAAGCATCAGTTGTATCCCAAGCATTAGGAAAAGCAGGAGTTGATGCCAGCACCATTGATTATATAGAAACCCACGGCACGGGAACTAATTTAGGAGATCCCATTGAAATTGCCGGATTAACCCAAGCATTTCGAGAAACCAGCCAAGAAAATGGTTATTGTGCCATTGGATCTGTCAAAACAAATATAGGACATCTAGCTAATGCAGCCGGAATTGCTGGACTGATTAAAACCGTATTATCTCTTAAATATCAGCAAATTCCTGCTAGTCTGCATTTTAAAAAGCCAAATCCCCACATTGATTTTGAAAATAGTCCCTTTTACGTTAATACCCAACTATCCCCCTGGAAAACAAAAGAGAGTCCGCGACGTGCAGGGGTAAGTTCCTTTGGGATGGGGGGGACAAATGTTCATCTGGTGCTAGAAGAAGCACCCCTAGAACGCAAGGAGGCATTGAATGAACGTCCTTGTCAGATTTTGACCCTATCTGCCAAAACACCATCGGCTTTACAAGAATTGGCACAGCGTTATCTCGCTTATTTGGATGCAGATAAAGAGACACTTTTAGCTGATATTTGTTTTACTGCCAATACTGGACGCAAGCACTTTGACTATCGTTTGACAGTTTTAGCGGAAACTAAAGAGCAGTTACAGGAGCAATTGGTAGATTTTGAGCAAATACACACAAATGTGGTAAAAAATCAAGAGCAATCCTCAAAAATTGCTTTTCTCTTCACCGGACAAGGTTCTCAATATCTAGGAATGGGATACGAACTCTACAAAACCCAGCCAACTTTTCGCCAAACCCTTGATCACTGTGACGAAATTCTACGTCCCTATCTGAAAAAACCGTTAATTGAGGTGTTATATCCTCCCTCCGTCCAGAATTTTGAAAAGTTAACGGGGGATGAGTTAATCAATGAAACCTCCTATACCCAACCCGCTTTATTTGCCCTAGAATATGCTTTATTTCAGTTGTGGCAATCTTGGGGTATTAAACCTGATTTTGTCATCGGTCATAGTGTGGGAGAATATGTAGCCGCTTGTGTGGCTGGCGTTTTCAGTCTGGAAGATGGATTGAAACTGATCGCCGAAAGGGGAAGATTGATGCAGACTTTGCCCCAAGACGGAAAAATGGTGGCATTATTGGCGAATGAGGCGGAAATTCGCCCAATAATTGCCCCTTACTCTGAATCAGTTTCCCTAGCTGCGATTAATACCCCCGAAAGTGTGGTAATTTCTGGTAAAAGTGAGATCATTAAGCTGATCTGTGATGATTTAGAAGGGAAGAAAATCAAAATTACGCCATTAACTGTTTCCCATGCTTTCCACTCACCGTTGATGAAGCCGATACTGGCAGATTTTAAACGCATTGCCCAAGAAATCAGCTTTTCTGCGCCTGAAATTTTCCTAATTTCCAATGTTACGGGTGAAATCGCCACCGAAGAAGTCACCACTGCTGATTATTGGTGTCGTCATATTTACGAACCTGTGCAATTTGCTGAGGGGATGGAGAGTTTACAGCAAGAGAATATAGATATTTGGCTAGAAATTGGCCCCAAACCTGTTTTATTGGGTATGGGTCGTCAGTGTTTACCCGACCATGAGGGGTTATGGTTGCCAAGTTTGAAATCGCCTCAAGACGACTGGCAACAACTCTTAAGCAGTTTGTCCCAACTCTATTTAAAAGGTATTTCGGTTAATTGGTTGGGATTTGATCAAGACTATCTCCGTCGTCGAGAACATTTACCAACCTATCCTTTTGAACGGCAACGCCATTGGCTTGAACCCAAGAAAATTGAGGGTTACACCCCACCTATCACCACTGATAGCCACCCCTTACTCGGTCAACAGTTGCAGTTAGCCGGAACTGAGGAAATTCGTTTCTCAGGACAAATCAGTCAATACTTAGCCAATTTAACCTATTTAGCTGATCATCGGATTTTTGATCAGGCCATTGTTCCTTTAACAGCCTATTTAGAAATGGCGTTAGCTGCCGGAAAACAGGCTTTTCAAGAGGATAACATCACCTTAGAAGAAGTATTTATTGAACAGCCTCTAGTGCTGTCGGCAGAGAAAGAAGAACTCAACACCCTACAATTGGTTTTGAAGCCCAAAGGGGCAAATATGTATGCATTTGAGATTTTTAGTCTCATTGCTACCCCCGAAAAAATTCAAAAAATGACTTGGATACGTCATGTCTGCGGTCAAATTTTGCTATCCCAGAAAGTAGACTCTCAACTCCCTAAATTTGAGTTAGCAACTTGGCAACAACAATGTTATCAACATATATCCAGAGAAAGCTTTTATCAAGGAAGGCGATCGCAGCATATTGACTTTGGACCGAGTTTTCAAGGGGTAGAACAACTCTGGAAAGGTGATGGGGCAGTACTTGGTCGGATTCGAGTCCCTGAAATAGTCTGGACAGACGCAGACAAATATCAATTACATCCCGCAATTCTCGATGCCAGTCTGCATATTTTAGGGGAGATTTTACCAGAAGAAACTTATTTACCTGTCATTTTAGACCAGTTACGGGTTGATCATCCGCCGAGTCGTCATTTGTGGAGTTATGCAAGACTTGTGGAGGGAAAAACTCCTGAAAGCGAAACCTTAAAGGTGGAAGTCAATCTCTTCGACGACGAAGGTAATTTAGTCGCCGGGGTTTCTGGTTTATCTATGCGACAAGCTGATCAAACCCAGTTTAATCGTCGCTCAGATTTAGAAAATCACTTATATGAAGTGGTTTGGCAGCCAACTGATAAGATTTCCCGAACTCAAGAGAGTCAAGCTGGTTATTGGTTAATCTTGACTGATACTCAGGGAATGGGTGAGAATTTAGCCCGCAGTCTTTTTGAGCAAGGAAATCGCTGTATCTTGATTGTTCCCGATGCCAATTATCAAAAATTGACCTCGGAACATGACTTTATTGAAGAATACTATCAAATTAACCCCGCCGAGCCTGAACAGTTTCAACAACTACTCAAAGATAACCCCTTTCCTTGGCAGGGAGTGGTGCATCTGTGGGGAATTGAACCAATGTCAGACTATTCTACTGATGCCTTAGAGCGATCGCAACTCCTGGGCGTAGGTAGTGCCTTACATCTGGTTCAAGCTCTATCAGAGGCGAGAATATCCCCCCGCTTCTGTCTAGTGACCCAAGGCTCAAGACCCATTGGATCAGCTCCATTACAAGTTTCATCGGCTCCTTTATGGGGTTTAGGTCAAGCCATTTCCCTCGAATATCCCGAACTGCGATGTCTACGTTTGGACTTAGATCCATCAGCAGCAGAAACTAGATCATCTGTAGAAATGATGCTAGATGAATTGTTATTTTCTGATGATTATGAAGACCAAATCGCCTATCGTCAAGGAATCCGTTATGTCCCCCGACTCAAGCAATTTAATCCTCAAACTAAAATAACCCCCCACCTGGCGACGACTCCCGTTCGAGTGAAAATAGACAACTACGGCATTTTAGAAAATCTAGCATTAGCTCCCCTAACACGCCGTCAACCGCAACTCAATGAAGTGGAAATTCAAGTGCGGGCTGCTGGTTTAAATTTCCGGGATGTTCTCAATGGGTTGGGAATGCTCCAAGAGTATTATCAACAAGAACTTGGCATCAAGAATCCTAGTGATATTCCTTTTGGGTTTGAATGTGCTGGGGAAATCGTGGCTGTTGGCGAAAATGTGGTTAATTTCCAGATAGGCGATCGCGTTATGGCTTTAGCCACTGGCAGTTTAGCCAGTTTTGTCACCGTTTCTGCCTCTCAAGTTGCCCCCAAACCCGAAAATTTCAGTTTTGCAGAAGCCGCAACCATTCCCGCCGCCTTTTTAACGGCTTACTATGCCCTCCACGAATTAGCTAAGATTCAAAGGGGCGATCGCGTTTTAATTCATTCCGCCGCCGGAGGAGTGGGTCAAGCCGCCGTACAATTGGCACAACGGGCAGGAGTGGAAATTTTTGGCACGGCAAGTTTGTCAAAATGGGATTTTCTCAAAGCAATGGGAGTTAATCATCTCATGAACTCCCGAACCTTGGATTTTGCTGAGGAAATCCGACAAATTACCGATGGGCAAGGAGTTGATATCGTTATCAACAGCTTTAATAAAGAGTTTATCGCTAAAAGTTTTGAGATACTGGCACAGAATGGTCGCTTTATCGAACTAGGAAAAATTGATATTTGGGACGAGCAGAAAGTGCAGGAACTTCGACCCGATGCCTCTTATTTTCCCTTTGATTTAGGAGAAGAATATCAGAAAAACCCAGACTTATTGCCCTCTCTATTTGCTCAACTCCTGTCCGGTTTTGCCGATGGTAGCCTAAAACCGTTACCAGTTAAAGTATTCCCTCTGGAAAATGTCGTTGATGCCTTCCGCTTTATGGCAGGAGCAAAACATATTGGTAAAGTTGTCCTGACTATGCCTGAATCCGCATCCTCAACCTCAAATTTAGTCCGAGAAGAGGGCAGTTACTTAATTACAGGCGGTTTAGGCGGTTTAGGGATTAAAGCGGCTCAATGGCTCATTGAACAGGGAGCAAAACACCTCGTTTTAGCCAGTCGTCAAGGCATATCTTCCCCTGAGATCAGGGAGGAGGTACAGCAGTTAGAACAAAACGGGGCGGAGGTTTTAGTTGTTAAAGCTGATGTTTCTCAGCAAGAGGATGTTGCTCACTTATTAACCGCCTGTACCCAACCCCTGCGCGGTATTATTCATGCTGCGGGAGTCTTAGACGATGGGGTTCTGCAACAACAATCTTGGCAACGATTTCAGAAGGTAATGGCTCCTAAAGTAGCAGGTTCTTGGAATCTCCATCATTTAACCAAAGATTTACCCCTAGACTTCTTTATCTGTTTCTCTTCTGCTGCATCCATTACAGGACTATTGGGACAAGGAAACTATATCGCTGCTAATACTTTCCTTGATGCACTGGCTCATTACCGTGAGAGTTTAGGTTTATCTACTCTAACTATAAATTGGGGTGCTTGGGGTGAAGTGGGAATGGCAGCTAAACTTAGCCAAGATCAACAAATGCGATTAGCGGCTCAAGGAATTGATTTTATTGACTATGCAGATGGCTTTCAAGTGCTTGGCGCATTAATGGCACAGGATATGACTCAAGTTGCTGTGTTACCCATGACGAATTGGGCAAAATGGCTCAATACGTTTCAGCAAGTGCCTCCTTTCTATGAATATTTAATGCCGGATGTTTCTGTAGAACCCGAATCAAAGCGATCATTCAAATTAGAGTTAGAGCAAATACCCGAATCTGCCCGTCGAGGGGCGCTGATTTTTCATGTTCGGGAACTGGTAGGGAAAACTCTAGGGTTGAAGAAATCGCAGAAAATCGAGTTAAGACAACGGTTGTTCGATTTGGGGTTAGATTCTTTGATGGCGATCGAATTAAGGAGTTATCTACAAACGAGTTTAGGCTGTAATCTGCCATCAACCCTGCTGTTTGACTATCCAACCTTAGAAACCTTAGTTGATTATTTGGCAAGTGCGGTTCTGGGTTTAGAAGAATCAACTTCAAGCTTATCTAATACCGATAATAGCTATTACTCAACTTTAGTTACTATTCAATCCCAAGGCACTAAACCGCCCTTTTTCTGCGTTCCGGGAATTTTAGGCAATGTGTTTGAACTCGAACCCTTAGCCCGTTATCTGGGCAATGAGCAACCATTTTATGGATTGCGATCGCTCGGTTTAGATGAAGATATAGAACCCTACACAAACATGGCTGATATTGCCGCCCACCATATCAAAGCAATGCAGAAAATTCAGCCCACTGGCCCTTATTTTATCGGTGGGCATTCCTTTGGAGGTAAAGTGGCTTTTGAAATCGCCACCCAGTTACAGAATCAAGGGCAGGAAGTTTCTCTGTTGGCAATTATGGATATTCAAGTAGCCGTTGTCGAACAGGAAAAAGATGCCATTTATTGGCATGACAGTAAATATATAAGAAGTCTGACGAGGATGTTTGAACGCTCCTTTGAGCAAACCTTAGACTTACCATCAAACCTCGATTCTTTAAGTATGGATGAGCAAATAAATCTTCTATTCTTGTCCTTGAAAAAAGTAGATTTGGTGTTTAGTGAAACTGAACTAAAACGACTGTTCCGAGTGTATAAAGCCAATCTCCAAGCCATGACTCAATATGTCCCGGAAACGGTTTATACTAACCGAATTATCCTCTGGCGAGCTAGTGAAGTTCACCCAGAAGATGATTTTCTTCCAGATGCAGATATAACTCAAAAAGACCCCACTTGGGGCTGGAGTCAGCTTTCTAGTCAACCTTTAGATTGTCAAATTGTGACCGGGAATCATTTCACTATGATGCTGGAACCCAATGTTCAGATTTTAGCTCAGAAACTATCAACTAATTTTCTTTAG